The Setaria italica strain Yugu1 chromosome IX, Setaria_italica_v2.0, whole genome shotgun sequence genome has a window encoding:
- the LOC111255849 gene encoding uncharacterized protein LOC111255849, giving the protein MGNSCVTGAPHALLEKADGPAFQWKIYGFSSLLEKGATTVTSDVFHCCGYEWYLTVTPKHKKFGFGSPYVAVRLLTGRSTLEPDYIMNALFELSIYNHSNRTYCGCQASNSFLVKKWYSEKKCLIPLEELLESADFLVDDSCVFGVRILKADISFARKKTAVVPKKTVVVPKKPTTIQNLFIQKKEFIKGTYTWTMNIFLDSKLAVLSPAFEVGGYKWHIKMYPRGNKLSTKSLSLFLYMDKPSMLTLEPGMMIELTLSILDQKNGKQYTRSRSGCFAFAAADYWGWPNFIPRWLFKDQSFGYLVGSNCIVKADIAIVGSSIVG; this is encoded by the exons ATGGGCAACTCTTGCGTCACTGGTGCTC CTCATGCGCTGCTGGAAAAGGCCGATGGTCCAGCTTTTCAGTGGAAGATTTATGGCTTCTCATCTCTACTTGAGAAGGGAGCTACAACTGTCACCTCTGATGTTTTCCACTGCTGTGGATATGAGTG GTACCTGACGGTAACCCCAAAGCATAAAAAATTCGGTTTTGGAAGTCCATATGTTGCTGTTCGTCTTCTTACAGGAAGAAGCACCCTGGAGCCAGATTACATCATGAATGCACTATTCGAGTTGTCAATATACAACCATTCCAACAGAACATATTGTGGATGCCAAG CTAGCAACAGCTTCCTTGTGAAGAAGTGGTACTCAGAGAAAAAATGCTTGATTCCTCTTGAAGAACTACTGGAATCAGCTGATTTTCTGGTTGACGATAGCTGTGTCTTTGGTGTAAGGATATTAAAAGCAGATATCTCTTTTGCAAGAAAGAAAACTGCTGTGGTTCCCAAAAAGACCGTTGTGGTTCCAAAGAAACCTACGACAATTCAGAATCTCTTCATTCAGAAAAAGGAATTCATCAAAGGGACCTACACCTGGACCATGAACATCTTTCTTGACTCGAAGCTCGCAGTGCTTTCCCCAGCATTTGAAGTTGGCGGTTATAAATG GCATATAAAAATGTATCCACGTGGTAACAAGCTCAGCACCAAGTCACTATCCCTGTTCTTGTACATGGATAAACCAAGCATGCTCACTCTTGAGCCTGGGATGATGATTGAACTGACCTTGTCCATCTTGGACCAGAAGAACGGGAAACAGTACACCCGCTCACGCTCAG GCTGCTTCGCATTTGCAGCAGCAGATTACTGGGGATGGCCCAATTTCATTCCACGTTGGCTGTTCAAGGACCAGTCCTTTGGCTACCTTGTGGGGTCAAACTGCATTGTGAAGGCAGATATTGCTATCGTTGGGTCATCCATTGTTGGTTAG